The following are encoded together in the Arcticibacterium luteifluviistationis genome:
- a CDS encoding glycosyltransferase family 2 protein, with amino-acid sequence MKVSLITVCFNSVKTIGHTIETVLSQDYDIIEYIIKDGGSTDGTLELLSKYKGQIKVVSKADKGIYDAMNQGLELVSGDVIGIINSDDFFPDNKVISRVVDEFKSSNAGAVYGDLEYVDAEDTDKITRKWKAEAYAKSNFLKGWMPPHPTFFLKKEYYEQFGLFNPDFKSAGDYELMVRMLYKEDVKASYIPHVQMKMRAGGVSNASLKNRIRANKEDRRAWKINGIKPKWYTLWQKPLSKVFQWLS; translated from the coding sequence ATGAAAGTCTCTTTAATTACGGTCTGCTTTAATTCAGTCAAAACTATTGGCCACACCATTGAAACGGTTTTGAGTCAAGACTATGATATTATTGAATATATAATTAAGGATGGTGGCTCTACGGACGGAACGCTAGAATTATTGTCAAAGTATAAAGGACAAATCAAGGTGGTTTCAAAAGCAGATAAAGGTATTTATGATGCTATGAATCAGGGGCTTGAACTAGTTTCAGGTGACGTGATTGGCATTATTAATTCAGACGACTTTTTTCCAGATAATAAGGTTATTTCTAGGGTCGTTGATGAATTTAAAAGTTCGAATGCTGGAGCGGTTTATGGTGATTTGGAATACGTAGATGCCGAGGATACGGATAAAATTACCAGAAAGTGGAAGGCAGAGGCTTACGCAAAATCAAACTTCCTGAAAGGGTGGATGCCACCACACCCTACTTTTTTCCTAAAGAAAGAATATTACGAGCAGTTCGGTTTATTTAATCCCGATTTCAAGTCGGCAGGTGATTACGAATTAATGGTACGTATGCTTTATAAGGAAGATGTAAAAGCTTCCTATATTCCGCATGTCCAAATGAAAATGAGAGCTGGTGGCGTAAGTAATGCTTCTCTAAAAAATAGAATTAGAGCGAATAAGGAGGACAGGAGAGCATGGAAAATTAATGGCATAAAGCCAAAATGGTATACCCTTTGGCAAAAGCCTTTATCCAAAGTGTTTCAATGGCTTAGTTAA
- a CDS encoding transcription elongation factor, with the protein MKKELLDIAKAKVQLRLSEAKKAMEAAQDAANEDTKSSAGDKFETSRAMAHNDHILYSRQWHEANHDWNILQSINPEQSFVLASQGSLVKTSMGLFFLCISSGVLEAGGEKVMLTSLLSPIGEILKGKKKGEKVNFRGKDLKVLSVN; encoded by the coding sequence GTGAAAAAAGAACTTCTAGATATCGCAAAAGCCAAAGTCCAATTAAGACTGAGCGAAGCAAAAAAAGCAATGGAGGCTGCCCAAGATGCAGCAAACGAAGATACCAAAAGCTCGGCTGGAGACAAATTTGAAACCAGTCGAGCCATGGCTCATAACGACCACATTCTATATTCTCGACAGTGGCATGAGGCCAATCATGATTGGAATATTTTACAAAGCATCAACCCCGAACAATCTTTTGTGCTTGCGAGTCAAGGTTCTTTAGTAAAAACAAGTATGGGTCTATTTTTCCTGTGCATAAGTTCAGGCGTTTTAGAAGCAGGAGGAGAAAAAGTTATGTTAACCTCTTTACTATCACCTATTGGTGAAATATTAAAAGGAAAGAAAAAGGGTGAGAAAGTAAATTTTAGAGGTAAAGACTTAAAAGTACTCTCTGTTAACTAA
- a CDS encoding glutamate-5-semialdehyde dehydrogenase produces the protein MFINCRKASKSLASLSSEEKGNILKRLAEKIEASVDKIKVENKKDLDRMETSDPKYDRLLLTDDRIQGLANSLRVVAELKDPVGEVLLKKTLPNGLELEKIANPLGVVGIIYESRPNVTIDVASLCLRSGNAAILKGGKEAHFSNTILVSLIHEVLEEFNIPTAAVTLLPADRAYTHELLKAEKYVDVIIPRGSAGLINFVRKNSLIPTIETGAGVCHTYVEKTADLDMAAAIIVNAKVTRPSVCNSLDTAIIDKEVAAELIPKVLAGFKEYNVEVYADEVAYDIFKKNGYELLQKATPEDFGREWLDFKVSFKLVDGFDEALEHIENNSSRHSEAIITSDTALAERFIRDVDAASVYHNASTRFTDGEEFGLGAEIGISTQKLHARGPFALEKMVTEKWVLRGNGQIR, from the coding sequence ATTTTTATCAATTGTAGGAAGGCGTCAAAGAGTTTGGCGTCATTGAGTTCGGAGGAAAAAGGTAATATTTTAAAACGCCTTGCAGAAAAGATCGAAGCGTCTGTTGACAAGATCAAAGTTGAAAACAAAAAGGATCTTGACAGAATGGAAACATCTGATCCAAAGTATGACAGATTACTTTTAACAGATGACCGTATACAAGGGCTCGCTAATTCTCTTAGAGTAGTAGCCGAATTAAAAGATCCTGTAGGTGAGGTTTTATTAAAGAAAACCCTCCCTAATGGTTTAGAGTTAGAAAAAATTGCTAATCCGCTAGGTGTGGTTGGTATTATATATGAGTCACGTCCAAATGTAACCATCGATGTAGCGTCGCTTTGTTTGCGTTCTGGAAATGCGGCAATACTTAAAGGTGGAAAAGAGGCACACTTCTCTAACACTATATTGGTTTCGCTTATTCATGAGGTTTTGGAAGAATTCAATATCCCAACAGCGGCAGTAACTTTATTGCCAGCAGACAGGGCCTATACGCATGAACTACTAAAAGCTGAAAAATATGTGGATGTAATTATCCCAAGAGGTTCGGCGGGTTTAATAAACTTTGTGAGAAAGAACTCCTTAATACCAACTATAGAAACTGGTGCAGGGGTTTGTCATACTTATGTAGAAAAGACAGCAGATTTAGATATGGCAGCGGCTATTATTGTCAATGCTAAAGTTACTCGACCATCTGTTTGTAACTCTTTAGATACTGCCATTATAGATAAAGAAGTAGCAGCAGAACTAATACCAAAGGTTTTAGCGGGCTTCAAAGAATACAATGTTGAAGTTTATGCTGATGAGGTAGCATATGACATTTTTAAGAAAAATGGTTACGAATTACTTCAAAAAGCAACTCCTGAAGATTTCGGTAGAGAATGGTTAGATTTTAAAGTGTCTTTTAAACTAGTTGATGGTTTTGATGAAGCTTTGGAGCACATCGAAAACAATTCATCTCGCCATTCGGAAGCAATCATTACTTCAGACACAGCCTTAGCTGAAAGATTTATAAGAGATGTTGACGCGGCTTCTGTCTATCATAATGCCTCTACTAGGTTTACTGATGGTGAAGAATTTGGTTTAGGTGCTGAAATAGGAATTTCAACGCAGAAATTACACGCAAGAGGACCTTTTGCTTTAGAGAAAATGGTAACTGAAAAATGGGTTTTAAGAGGTAACGGTCAAATAAGATAA
- a CDS encoding DUF4301 family protein, producing MFSEKDLGQIAKRGSDLKIVEEQVENFKNGFPFLKVKKAATIGDGLIKLDDAEVTEMVDFFDQQASKKKLLKFVPASGAASRMFKALFAAKDEGKTTEAVDTFVNEINRFAFAKSLKKVTGGKNDAQSLLEGLLNSEGLDYGSLPKGLLEFHEYSDGTRTAVEEHMVEGASYANRNGRVRLHFTVSPEHKTRFKALIAEVKSAYEEKFGVQFLFSFSVQKKSTDTIAVNMDNTPFRKEDGSVLFRPAGHGALLENLNEQDADVIFIKNIDNVVPDHLKEETIKYKKALAGLLLSYQKKLFNFAKRLDKPEVSDYTRQKALSFLKNELSVVPPKGFRNWSNEDKLAYAKVKINRPIRVCGMVKNVGEPGGGPFWAQNSDESVSLQVVESAQINFNSTSQAEIFQNATHFNPVDLIVSTKNFKKEKFDLLAFRDPKTGFITEKSLTGKALKAQELPGLWNGAMANWNTLFVEVPLITFNPVKTVNDLLRKEHQPK from the coding sequence ATGTTTTCAGAAAAAGATCTAGGCCAAATAGCTAAAAGAGGAAGTGATTTAAAAATAGTGGAAGAGCAGGTTGAAAACTTTAAAAATGGGTTTCCCTTTTTGAAAGTGAAAAAAGCTGCTACCATAGGTGACGGTCTTATAAAACTAGATGACGCTGAAGTTACAGAGATGGTTGATTTTTTTGACCAACAGGCTTCTAAAAAGAAATTATTAAAGTTTGTTCCTGCCTCAGGAGCAGCTTCTAGAATGTTTAAAGCTCTTTTTGCTGCAAAGGACGAAGGGAAAACCACGGAAGCCGTAGATACATTTGTCAATGAAATAAATCGTTTTGCTTTTGCGAAAAGCTTGAAAAAGGTAACTGGTGGCAAGAATGACGCTCAAAGCTTATTAGAAGGCTTGTTAAATTCGGAAGGTTTAGACTACGGTTCTTTACCTAAAGGGCTTTTAGAGTTTCATGAATACTCTGACGGAACCAGAACAGCTGTAGAAGAACACATGGTAGAAGGGGCTTCTTATGCAAATAGAAACGGAAGAGTAAGATTGCATTTCACGGTTTCTCCTGAACATAAAACAAGGTTCAAGGCTCTAATAGCTGAAGTTAAAAGTGCTTACGAAGAAAAGTTTGGCGTACAGTTTTTGTTTAGCTTCTCTGTTCAAAAGAAAAGTACGGATACTATAGCCGTCAATATGGATAACACGCCTTTCAGAAAGGAAGACGGTTCTGTACTATTTAGACCTGCAGGTCACGGTGCTTTATTAGAGAATCTTAATGAGCAAGATGCAGATGTCATTTTTATAAAGAATATTGACAATGTGGTACCCGATCATTTGAAAGAAGAGACTATTAAGTATAAGAAAGCATTGGCTGGTCTTCTATTATCTTATCAAAAGAAGCTTTTCAATTTTGCGAAACGATTAGACAAGCCGGAAGTTTCAGATTACACAAGGCAGAAAGCTTTAAGCTTTCTGAAAAATGAACTTAGTGTGGTGCCGCCTAAAGGCTTTAGAAATTGGTCTAACGAAGATAAGTTGGCATATGCTAAAGTGAAAATAAACAGACCTATCAGGGTTTGTGGTATGGTGAAGAATGTAGGTGAACCAGGTGGAGGCCCGTTTTGGGCTCAAAATTCAGATGAGTCTGTTTCTTTACAAGTAGTGGAGTCGGCTCAAATTAACTTTAATAGTACTAGTCAAGCTGAAATTTTTCAAAATGCAACGCACTTTAATCCGGTTGATTTAATAGTATCAACGAAGAACTTTAAGAAGGAGAAGTTTGACCTATTGGCTTTTAGAGATCCTAAAACGGGATTTATTACAGAGAAGTCTCTTACAGGTAAAGCACTTAAAGCTCAGGAACTTCCTGGTTTATGGAATGGTGCTATGGCAAATTGGAATACTTTATTTGTTGAGGTTCCTTTAATAACTTTTAATCCTGTAAAAACGGTAAATGATCTTTTAAGAAAAGAGCATCAACCTAAATAA
- a CDS encoding isoamylase early set domain-containing protein — translation MAKKKVSFSLAAEIVGEATTGVLVGEFNNWDTRNGYELKKAKDGSLSCSVSLETGQTYQYRYLLDDGRWVNDGNADDYSFVGSYQVDNCVISIPLAVAKKTTKKVAAKPATKAKPVAKATKPAAKVSKPAAKVTKPAAKAKTAK, via the coding sequence ATGGCTAAAAAGAAAGTTAGTTTTTCGTTGGCAGCAGAAATAGTAGGAGAAGCTACTACTGGTGTTTTAGTGGGCGAGTTTAATAATTGGGACACAAGAAATGGTTATGAACTTAAGAAAGCCAAAGATGGTTCTTTGAGTTGTTCTGTTTCTTTAGAAACCGGTCAAACATACCAATACAGATACCTTCTTGATGATGGTAGATGGGTTAACGATGGTAATGCTGACGATTATAGCTTTGTGGGTAGTTATCAAGTAGATAACTGTGTAATTTCAATACCGTTAGCGGTGGCGAAGAAGACTACAAAGAAGGTGGCTGCAAAGCCAGCTACTAAAGCGAAACCTGTAGCGAAAGCTACTAAGCCAGCTGCAAAGGTGTCAAAGCCGGCAGCTAAGGTTACTAAGCCAGCTGCGAAAGCAAAAACGGCGAAGTAG
- a CDS encoding putative metallopeptidase, protein MKRALAFFLLLASLGCEKEDLVFEYRINDSLKIYVNNFYEEADKRGLNLQEENLIVDFVDSLDEDLCGQCERPGGKDEQQRKVLISITSACWDQEPQQNREALVFHELGHCLLNREHKEILFSSGAPKSIMTRVLDGPYQPCEYVINDNGSACNKTVRRQYYIDELFNENIATVPSWAN, encoded by the coding sequence ATGAAAAGAGCTCTTGCGTTTTTCCTTCTTTTAGCCTCTCTGGGCTGTGAAAAAGAAGACCTAGTTTTTGAGTATCGTATTAATGATAGTCTCAAAATATATGTAAATAATTTTTATGAAGAAGCTGATAAAAGAGGACTCAATCTTCAGGAGGAAAACCTTATTGTTGATTTTGTAGATAGCCTTGACGAGGATCTATGTGGTCAATGTGAACGGCCTGGTGGAAAGGATGAACAACAAAGAAAGGTGTTGATTAGCATAACATCCGCTTGTTGGGATCAGGAGCCCCAACAGAATAGAGAAGCCTTAGTTTTTCATGAATTAGGACATTGTCTATTAAATAGAGAACATAAAGAAATTCTGTTTTCTAGCGGAGCCCCAAAGAGTATTATGACGCGTGTTTTGGATGGTCCATACCAGCCCTGCGAGTATGTAATAAACGACAATGGAAGTGCTTGTAATAAAACGGTTCGTCGACAATATTATATTGATGAACTTTTCAATGAAAATATAGCCACGGTTCCGAGCTGGGCAAATTGA
- a CDS encoding sugar phosphate isomerase/epimerase family protein translates to MNFSRKNFLKTLGVSALGYSSLSFNTLGDKTVVDHKLRVGLASYTLRKYSLDELIDICQRLDIKDVAFKSFHLPYESSDEELRQITAKVKARGLNLYGGGVMYMKTPEDVEKYFNYAKAAGLKMIIAAPNHELLPLVEKKVKETDIVLAIHNHGPEDDVFPSPESVYNKIKHLDKRVGLCIDVGHTFRLNLDPATELKKYKDRLYDVHIKDVNEQIPDGKVLEVGRGKMDIPSIIAALKEIKYDGVLGMEYEKDADHAMIGLAESVGYVRGVIDMV, encoded by the coding sequence ATGAACTTCTCAAGAAAGAACTTCCTGAAGACACTTGGAGTAAGTGCTTTAGGTTATAGCTCGCTATCCTTCAATACTTTAGGCGATAAAACTGTTGTTGACCATAAACTTAGAGTGGGTTTGGCTTCTTATACACTAAGAAAATATAGCTTAGATGAGCTGATAGATATATGCCAAAGATTAGATATTAAGGATGTGGCGTTCAAAAGTTTCCATTTACCTTATGAATCTTCTGATGAAGAACTAAGACAGATAACCGCTAAAGTTAAAGCAAGAGGTTTAAACCTTTATGGGGGAGGAGTGATGTACATGAAAACTCCTGAAGATGTAGAGAAGTACTTTAACTATGCGAAGGCGGCAGGTCTTAAAATGATTATTGCAGCACCGAATCATGAATTACTTCCCCTAGTAGAGAAAAAAGTAAAAGAAACAGACATTGTTTTAGCTATTCATAATCATGGTCCGGAAGATGATGTTTTCCCTTCGCCTGAAAGTGTCTATAATAAAATCAAGCATCTGGATAAGCGAGTTGGTTTATGTATAGATGTTGGGCATACATTCAGACTTAATTTAGACCCCGCCACAGAATTGAAAAAGTATAAAGATCGTCTTTATGATGTTCATATTAAGGATGTTAATGAGCAAATTCCTGACGGAAAGGTATTAGAAGTTGGCCGTGGGAAAATGGATATTCCAAGTATTATAGCAGCCTTAAAGGAGATTAAGTATGACGGCGTCTTAGGCATGGAATATGAAAAGGATGCAGATCATGCCATGATTGGACTTGCGGAGTCTGTAGGTTACGTAAGAGGCGTTATTGACATGGTTTAA
- a CDS encoding TIGR04282 family arsenosugar biosynthesis glycosyltransferase — translation MENALLIFIKNPELGKAKTRLAATLGKEKALEIYLKLLAHTRNIALESKAERHLFYSQFIDRTDPWDNKEFIKHLQNPNPNLGSKMLTSFEHLLNSGIKKALIIGSDCLELNATIVNSAFNNLGNHEAIIGPAKDGGYYSIGFNFEKLGKRAPSVLKDTFLNKTWSHENVCAEALATFDKHQLSYTQLPILSDVDVEEDIQAYLEKLKVLA, via the coding sequence TTGGAAAACGCCCTTCTTATTTTTATAAAAAATCCTGAATTAGGTAAAGCTAAAACAAGGTTAGCTGCCACACTCGGTAAAGAAAAAGCTTTAGAAATTTACCTTAAACTTTTGGCTCATACCCGAAATATAGCTTTAGAATCAAAAGCTGAACGTCATCTATTTTACAGTCAATTTATTGACCGAACCGACCCCTGGGATAATAAGGAGTTCATAAAACACCTTCAAAACCCTAATCCTAACTTAGGCAGTAAGATGCTCACCAGTTTTGAACATCTACTTAATTCCGGCATTAAAAAAGCTTTAATCATTGGAAGTGACTGCCTTGAATTAAATGCTACTATTGTCAATTCCGCTTTTAATAATTTAGGAAATCATGAAGCCATTATCGGACCAGCTAAAGATGGCGGATACTACAGTATTGGTTTCAATTTTGAAAAACTTGGAAAAAGGGCTCCGTCCGTTTTAAAAGACACTTTTCTAAACAAAACGTGGTCACATGAAAATGTTTGTGCTGAAGCCTTAGCGACTTTTGACAAACATCAGCTCTCCTACACCCAATTGCCTATTTTAAGCGATGTGGATGTAGAAGAAGATATTCAGGCTTATTTAGAAAAATTAAAAGTTTTGGCTTAA
- a CDS encoding Rid family detoxifying hydrolase, whose translation MQKHIIYTEKAPEPIGPYSQAVLIKDTLYASGQIAYEASLSGNLELETEQVMKNLEEVLKAAGMTFDNVVKCSIFLKSMDSFSVVNEIYGRYFKENPPARETVEVSKLPKDVNVEISLIAVL comes from the coding sequence ATGCAAAAACATATAATATATACGGAAAAAGCTCCAGAACCGATCGGCCCGTATTCGCAGGCGGTCCTAATAAAGGATACACTTTACGCTTCTGGGCAAATAGCTTACGAGGCTTCTTTGTCTGGAAACCTAGAATTAGAAACGGAGCAAGTTATGAAAAACTTGGAAGAAGTGTTAAAAGCTGCTGGCATGACATTCGATAATGTAGTGAAATGTAGTATTTTTTTGAAATCCATGGATTCATTCTCTGTAGTTAATGAAATCTATGGAAGGTATTTTAAAGAGAATCCACCAGCTCGCGAAACGGTGGAGGTATCAAAATTACCCAAAGACGTTAATGTAGAAATTTCTTTAATAGCTGTACTTTAA
- a CDS encoding hydroxypyruvate isomerase family protein, which yields MTNRRKFIANSALLGGGLLLGADKVFAGSPLSTSDKPFKSNFAPHFGMFKNSAGKDYVDQIKFMHERGFRALEDNGMMGKSIEDQERIAKEMSRLGMQMGVFVIAFDNWPLKTSLTSGSMEWKETFLKKCREAVPVAKRVNAKWMTVVPGNFDRSLPIGIQTANVVDALRRAADIFEPHGLTMVLEPLSDTPDLFMRTSDQTFLLCKAVNSPSCKILFDMWHMQRNEGRLQRNMDLTWDEIGYFQIGDEPGRKEPTTGEINYKHLFKHIHEKAGRDFVLGMEHGNFYDGKEGEEKLIAAYRWSDDF from the coding sequence ATGACAAATCGTAGAAAATTTATTGCTAATTCTGCTCTTTTAGGAGGAGGACTTCTTTTAGGAGCAGACAAGGTGTTTGCAGGTTCACCTTTGAGCACATCAGATAAACCATTTAAATCTAATTTCGCACCACATTTTGGAATGTTCAAGAATTCGGCGGGAAAGGATTATGTAGACCAGATAAAGTTTATGCATGAAAGGGGCTTTAGAGCTCTTGAAGACAATGGTATGATGGGAAAGAGCATAGAAGACCAAGAAAGAATAGCTAAAGAAATGAGCCGTTTGGGTATGCAAATGGGTGTTTTTGTAATTGCTTTTGATAATTGGCCTCTTAAAACAAGTTTGACTTCTGGAAGCATGGAATGGAAAGAAACTTTCTTGAAGAAATGTAGAGAGGCTGTACCTGTGGCAAAAAGGGTTAATGCCAAGTGGATGACTGTGGTGCCAGGTAACTTTGATAGAAGCTTGCCTATAGGTATTCAAACAGCTAACGTAGTTGATGCACTGAGAAGAGCTGCTGATATTTTCGAACCGCATGGTTTGACCATGGTTTTAGAGCCACTTTCAGATACTCCTGATTTATTCATGCGTACTTCTGACCAAACATTTTTGCTTTGTAAAGCGGTGAATAGCCCGTCTTGTAAGATTTTGTTTGATATGTGGCACATGCAAAGAAATGAAGGACGCCTTCAAAGAAACATGGACCTAACATGGGATGAAATAGGTTATTTTCAAATAGGAGATGAGCCTGGGAGAAAGGAGCCAACTACTGGTGAAATAAACTATAAGCATCTTTTTAAGCATATTCATGAAAAGGCTGGTCGAGATTTTGTTTTAGGAATGGAACATGGGAATTTTTATGATGGAAAAGAAGGAGAGGAAAAGTTGATAGCGGCCTATAGGTGGTCAGACGATTTTTGA